A DNA window from Deinococcus malanensis contains the following coding sequences:
- a CDS encoding DcrB-related protein — MSRHALLAALMLTGWSAAAPYTDTKNGFAVTPPPGWQKAAHPGTVLVYVVPQPVQQFSPNLNVVVQPLPKGMTQAQYHQLSLAQIPKVFPEGKVLAHRAVTLGGQKANELVYTGLQGQFRLHFVATYAVRGSNAYIVTFTTIRGQEAALKTPMANFLKSFKFTR; from the coding sequence ATGTCCCGTCATGCACTGCTTGCCGCGCTGATGCTTACCGGCTGGAGCGCCGCAGCTCCCTATACTGATACCAAGAATGGTTTCGCCGTTACGCCTCCACCGGGCTGGCAGAAGGCCGCCCATCCCGGGACAGTGCTGGTTTACGTGGTGCCTCAGCCTGTGCAGCAGTTCTCCCCCAATCTGAACGTGGTGGTGCAGCCCCTCCCCAAGGGCATGACGCAGGCGCAGTATCACCAGCTCAGCCTGGCCCAGATCCCCAAGGTCTTCCCGGAAGGCAAGGTGCTGGCCCACCGCGCGGTCACGCTGGGCGGACAGAAGGCCAACGAACTGGTGTATACCGGCCTTCAGGGACAGTTCAGGCTGCATTTTGTGGCCACCTACGCTGTGCGGGGCAGCAACGCCTATATCGTGACGTTCACCACCATCCGAGGTCAGGAAGCGGCACTCAAGACGCCCATGGCCAATTTTCTGAAGAGCTTCAAATTTACGCGTTAA
- the nspC gene encoding carboxynorspermidine decarboxylase — protein MTDLELPAVTPVEAVNWAEIPSPAFVLDESRLRRNLSLISQVQRESGAQIIVAFKGFAMWSTFPLLREYGITGATASSLNEAILAREEMRGEVHVYAPAYSDEDFPRILELADHLIFNSFGQWERFRPQVQAAREQGRSLQVGIRVNHEYGEVETDLYNPAGPFSRLGVTRREFREDLLDGVDGLHFHSLCENDSSTLERTLVAFEEKFGEFLGHMKWVNFGGGHLMTRAGYDIPRLIRVIREFKARHGVHVILEPGSAFGWQTGWLVSSVLDVVHNVKDAAVLDVSVSAHMPDVLEMPYRPRILGAGDPPEQGQHRSDDGTPVAAGHPYIIGGTTCLAGDVIGEYIFDQPLQIGDRIVFDDMIHYTMVKTTFFNGVKHPDIGILRTDGRYDRVKSFGYKEFKAKLS, from the coding sequence GTGACTGATCTTGAACTTCCCGCTGTGACTCCGGTGGAGGCGGTGAACTGGGCCGAAATTCCCAGCCCGGCCTTCGTCCTGGACGAATCCAGACTGCGCCGGAACCTCTCCTTGATTTCGCAGGTACAGCGTGAAAGCGGCGCGCAGATTATCGTGGCCTTCAAAGGGTTTGCGATGTGGAGTACCTTCCCGCTGCTGCGCGAATACGGAATTACCGGCGCCACAGCCAGCAGCCTCAACGAGGCGATTCTGGCCCGGGAGGAGATGCGGGGCGAGGTTCATGTGTATGCCCCCGCCTACAGCGACGAGGACTTTCCCCGGATTCTGGAACTGGCTGATCACCTGATTTTCAATTCCTTCGGGCAGTGGGAACGCTTCCGGCCTCAGGTGCAGGCGGCCCGGGAGCAGGGCCGCTCCCTGCAGGTCGGTATCCGTGTCAACCACGAGTACGGCGAGGTCGAAACGGACCTATACAATCCCGCCGGCCCCTTTTCCCGCCTGGGAGTGACGCGCCGCGAATTCCGCGAGGATCTGCTCGACGGTGTCGATGGCCTGCACTTTCACAGCCTGTGCGAGAATGACTCCTCCACGCTGGAGCGCACCCTGGTCGCCTTCGAGGAGAAGTTCGGTGAGTTCCTGGGTCACATGAAATGGGTCAACTTCGGTGGGGGACACCTGATGACGCGGGCGGGCTACGACATTCCACGTCTGATCCGGGTGATCCGGGAGTTCAAGGCCCGGCATGGGGTCCACGTGATCCTGGAGCCAGGCAGCGCTTTTGGCTGGCAGACCGGCTGGCTGGTCAGCAGCGTGCTGGATGTGGTGCACAACGTTAAGGACGCGGCAGTGCTGGACGTTTCCGTATCCGCGCATATGCCCGATGTGCTGGAAATGCCGTACCGTCCCAGGATCCTGGGCGCCGGTGACCCGCCGGAGCAGGGGCAGCACCGCTCGGACGACGGCACCCCCGTGGCAGCGGGCCACCCCTACATCATCGGGGGCACGACCTGTCTGGCTGGAGACGTGATCGGGGAGTACATCTTTGACCAGCCCCTGCAGATCGGGGACCGGATTGTGTTTGACGACATGATCCACTACACCATGGTCAAGACCACGTTCTTCAACGGCGTCAAGCACCCGGACATCGGCATTCTGCGCACGGACGGCCGGTATGACCGAGTCAAATCCTTCGGCTACAAGGAGTTCAAGGCCAAACTCAGCTGA
- a CDS encoding DUF4384 domain-containing protein, protein MQRNVRGILTLTGLLGLCAASAGPAKITAQSIIVNPVETKLDVQVWVNRDASGKGNPLYRKGETLSIGLKTNQDAYVYLFNINANGEVDLFFPNNFEESNFMKAGVTRVFPKQGAKYTFTVGGPNGQDRLLALASKRELDLDDIATFADDQGFAEVRLKGQENLARALSIVVNPLPADGWTTDVATFRVGTADKAPAAKGTASGTVTQTPENSTQPMTQPQAQPKAQEPVQTPTTQIQAGERRDGTIDRAMAEAYDRLKGDESLGAATTYAVPWGDGWWQKFKGVGAYGDAVLLHANGSSRSYSVHGRLLERYIALARAENGATRPPSRLGWAAGDEKVIPRNPYGTSGLYGFFQNGALYGTEKYGTFWLQGAVLKTYQGLGGSGSFLGFPTRDQYLLNGGWAADFEGGTIRTVGGVPKIYRK, encoded by the coding sequence ATGCAAAGGAACGTACGAGGCATTCTGACCCTGACAGGTTTGCTCGGCCTGTGTGCTGCCAGCGCAGGGCCAGCCAAGATTACTGCCCAGAGCATCATCGTTAATCCGGTCGAGACCAAGCTGGACGTCCAGGTCTGGGTCAACCGTGACGCAAGCGGAAAGGGCAACCCTCTTTACCGCAAGGGCGAGACCCTCAGCATCGGTCTGAAAACCAATCAGGACGCCTATGTCTACCTGTTCAACATCAACGCCAACGGCGAGGTGGACCTGTTTTTCCCCAACAATTTCGAGGAAAGCAACTTTATGAAAGCCGGTGTCACCCGTGTTTTCCCCAAGCAGGGTGCCAAGTACACCTTCACGGTGGGCGGTCCCAACGGACAGGACAGGCTTCTGGCTCTGGCCAGCAAACGCGAGCTTGACCTGGACGACATCGCCACTTTTGCAGACGACCAGGGCTTTGCCGAGGTGCGGCTTAAGGGGCAGGAAAATCTGGCCCGTGCGCTGAGCATCGTGGTCAACCCACTGCCAGCCGACGGTTGGACCACCGACGTGGCCACCTTCCGCGTCGGCACTGCGGACAAGGCACCAGCCGCCAAGGGAACAGCATCTGGCACGGTGACGCAAACACCCGAGAATTCCACGCAACCCATGACGCAGCCTCAGGCTCAGCCCAAGGCGCAGGAGCCGGTGCAGACCCCGACCACGCAGATCCAGGCGGGTGAGCGCCGGGACGGCACCATTGACCGGGCCATGGCTGAAGCCTATGACCGGCTGAAGGGCGACGAGTCTCTGGGCGCCGCGACCACCTATGCGGTCCCCTGGGGCGACGGCTGGTGGCAGAAGTTCAAGGGCGTCGGGGCCTATGGTGACGCTGTACTCCTGCATGCCAACGGCAGCAGCCGCTCGTACTCGGTTCACGGCCGCCTGCTCGAACGTTACATAGCCCTGGCACGCGCAGAGAACGGCGCCACGCGTCCTCCCAGCCGTCTGGGATGGGCTGCTGGTGACGAGAAGGTCATTCCCCGCAATCCCTACGGCACCAGTGGCCTGTACGGTTTCTTCCAGAACGGCGCCCTGTACGGCACCGAGAAGTACGGCACCTTCTGGCTGCAGGGCGCCGTCCTGAAGACCTACCAGGGACTGGGTGGCTCCGGCAGTTTCCTGGGCTTCCCGACCCGTGATCAGTATCTGCTCAACGGCGGCTGGGCGGCGGACTTCGAAGGCGGCACCATCCGCACTGTCGGCGGCGTTCCCAAGATCTACCGCAAGTAA